TCTCCCCCCCCgtgcaaatttcaaaaaaaaaactaacaTGTAGGATATTGTAGTTCCTAATTTAATGGCCATGTTTACGAGCCTTGTTAGTAGGACAAGACCATCGTATATATATCATCTCATAGAAATTGTTATTATTACTATTGAAACAATATCTCATCCCGTAATGTGCAGGGTGGATGCTATTGATCCAGCATTGAGAAGGCCAGGACGTTTTGACTCAGAGATAGAGGTCTCTGTTCCTCCTGTAGAAGAAAGGGTGCAGATTCTTGAGGTAATTTAAGATTTCTCTTTGGATCAGTATTCAATTTGTTATGCATGTCTTTGATGACTTCTATGTTGCATAATGCTTCTTACTATCCGATTGTATGGTTAAATCTGCAAAGTATTATGTGTTTGGATGCATGACTTTGTATAGAACTGATAGGTAGTATTGTCACTGGCCACTACTTGATATTATATGCACTGTGTCTAAAAATGTCTGTAACATAGCACTGACAACCTGCATTGTCTGAATACATTAACTGATGTCATGAATTTTTACCTGAAGTATAACCTTACAACCTTTCTTTTTGTAGCTTCATACCAAGGATCTACATCTTCATGAAACGGTCGATCTTCAGACTATTGCTGGATACTGCAATGGTTATGTTGGAGCTGATTTACAAGCTCTATGTCGAGAAGCTGCCAGACTTGCTTATCGtagattatcaaactcatctgagGACAAGGAGATGGTCACACTACTGATGGAAGATTGGGAGTCTGCTAGATCTGAGGCCAAAGCAAGCATGATAAGAGGGGTAACTAAAGAAGCTCCAACTGTTTCATGGGATGATATAGGAGGTTTGAAAGATCTAAAGGTGAGATATGTTTTATATTTTTGTCTGTTTTACAATAAAGCTGCTGTAATGGTGATTGTTTCTATGCTTCAGAAGAAGCTTCAGTAAGCTGTTGAGTGGCCCATCAAGCATGCTGCTGCATTTGCTAGACTAGGGATATCACCAGTTCGTGGTGTGCTTTTGCATGGTCCTCCAGGGTGCTCAAAGACCACCCTTGCCAAGGCTGCAGCACATGCTGCCCAAGCTTCTTTCTTTTCTCCGAGGTTTGTCATAGAACGATTACTGTGTCCGTTCTCTGAATCAAATCACAGCTCTCTATTCTACTATGCGAAAGAGTCCGTACATTTATTATCAAGCTGAGCCCAATTAATCCCAGATATAGTGAGAACTGAGATAGTGGTGAGAGGAAGGAATAAACATGAACTTTTTCTAGGCAAAAAAACACTTACTAATTCATATTGTATCTTGATCAAGCTGGCATAATATAAGTATTTGTTGGTTGAATTGTTATAGCATTGTGCAGTTTGGATAAACTTAAACTAGTGAACAGAGAAGCTTAGCCTAGCCACCTGTTGTTTAAGATTTGCTCTTCAATGAAAGCCAACTTGGTTTTGAAATATATTGTCAACCAGTGGTGCAGAACTATACTCGAAGTATGTTGGAGAAGGTGAAGCTTTGTTAGAAGAACATTCCAGAGGGCACGTCTGTCTGCTCCAAGCATTATATTTTTTGATGAGGCTGATGCAATTGCCCCTAAAAGGTATGCACGGGCATCCTTTTGTCTTAGATATTTAACATAGACACTTCAATTTAATTGTGAACATATATACTTGAAATGTATATTAATCAATAGTTTTATCTCGGGTGAAAGTGTTGCCATTAAAGTCAATGATGACGTGGGCAAATACTTCCAGACTAAGAAAGGACTAAGACAGAGAGATCCATTATCGCCAGTACTATTTAATATAGTGGTTGATATGCTTGCTGTCTTGATTGAACGTGCAAAGTCTGAGGGCCAGATTGAAGGGGTTATTCCTCATCTGGTTGATGGAGGTTTATCCAttcttcaatatgccgacgatacaatattttttatggatcatgacatAGACAAGGCTCGGAACCTAAAGTTAATTCTTTCTGCGTTCGAGCTTTTGTCGGGTCTGAAaataaatttccataaaagtgaattgttttgttttggCGAGGCCCAAGACCATGTTACAGAGTATGCTGAACTTTTCGGCTGTGGCCAAGGCCAATTTCCAATTAGGTACTTGGGAATTCCGATTCACTATCGGAGACTTACCAATGCTGAGTGGAAATTGGTTGAGGAAAGACTTAAGATTAAATTAAGTaattggaaaggtaaattgttgtccttgggaggaagattagttctcataaatGCGGTACTGAGTAATATGGTACTATATATGATATCTTTCTTCCAACTTCCCAGAGGAGTCTTAAAACGGTTGGAttatttccgatcaagattcttcTGGCAAGGGGACTGCAAGAAGCGTAAATATCGGCTAGCTAAATAGAGTGTGATGTGTCGGCCAAAAGATCATGGAGGACTTGGTATTCAAGACCTCCAGGTTAAGAATAGGGCACTACTCGGTAAATGGTTGTATAAGCTACTTACCAAAGAGGGCATATGGCAAACACTCCTCAAGAGAAAGTATATTGGCTCAAAGGCTTTACCTCAGGTTATTTGGGAGACCAGGAGATTCGCATttttgggctggtcttatggaaACAAAGAAGTTGTTCTTTCCATATGGATCTTTCTCTATTAAGGATGGATCGGAAATTCGTTTCTGGGAAGATAAATGGTTGGGTAACACCACACTCCGAGAACAGTATCCGGCATTGTACAATATAGTGCGCCACAAAAGCGATACTATCGCTAAGGTGTTGGAAAATTTCCCACCAAATGTGGATTTTAGAAGAAGTCTCATCGGTCTCAGACAAACCTCTTGGCAGGAATTGTTACAGCGTCTTGAGTTAGTTCAACTGACACAGGGACCGGATGTATTTCGATGGAATCTTACCGGGAATGGTTCATTCTCAGTGGCTTCCATGTACAATGCTTTAATTCAGCCTGAACTCCCGGTCGATAATAATtcaaaaatttggaagatgaagataccactgaGAACAAAAATCTTTGCCTGGTATCTTCGTCGGGGGTAATccttactaaagataatcttgccAAACGCAATTGGCATGGAAGTAAAAAGTGTGTCTTCTCTCATCAGGACAAGACGATTAATCACTTATTCTCCCAATGTAAGTTAGCTAGGTCTATATGGCCAGCCGTCCAAATAGGGTCACTGagacggcgacggcgaggaggCCCACAGGGACTAGGCGGCACAGCGGCTGCCACCTCATCCTCCTCAAACCCTAGGATagggttttttatttattttttagtttaaagcccatatagagaGCTTTCTTTTGGTAGTTTAAATtttcccaaaatagggcatatgtataaatttgcccaaaatagggtatATGTTTAATGAAATATGGTTAGGTTTAATTGTTTTCGTTGTTTTCCTTTTTTGTTGCTTTTCACATATGCGATACGTCCGCTgcgttggatgcagcgtgcgacccaaacggacacgcggacgcggtgttggagatgccctaaggatgTCAATAAGGAAAGACCATCGAATTTTATCTTAGGCTTTCTGAAAATCCAATTTCATAATAATACCAGCTTCTTGGTAGCTCTCAAGTCATCTAAAATTTCATGAAGTACTACCACACCATCCAGGATATTCTAAAATTTTAAGAAATTTGAAAACTAGTATTCATCCAAATGGGGATTTAGGCATGTCCGCATGTGTAGGAATTGGCGTGTAACATTTGTCTACATTTGCATATTTGTATATTTTGGTAAAGCTCTATAGTGTTGATTTCAAATATTTAATGATACTTCCTGTGATCCAAAGTAATGTTGCGGATTTGGGTAAAATGTTCCCTAGGTTCATTTAACATGTGAGCTGTGACAACTAATCTGGATCAGAGGAAGTACTACAACTCAAAAGGTATCCACCTTACAGgtacggaataagaaaattgcgGGATGGTACGGAATAATCTCTAGTGTTGAGTTTAGATGATACGAGAAAGCTATAGGAAACAATTTACATTAGTTTTATGTACGTCATGAACATGTGTGAGTTGGTAATCGGTTGTCAATTGCCGGATTGTTTTGTCTCTTAGAATCAATCGGGAAAACATTGCCATCACCAAGTGATGGAGAATGTTTCGTTCGAAAAAAAAAAGTGATAGAGAACGTATAGACAGGAAATCAATGCCTAAATGTCATATTTGTATTTTGGAGCCGATGTGGTCGATTGTTACCTgagaacacatagcatatcccataaGCTTATGTCCTTGCTCATTGCAACCGGATTTGACACGAAGGTACTATGCTTCGAACAGACAATAGTAACATGCTAATTTAGTTCAATGTAGATATGTGGCAGTGTTATTAAAACCGTTTGGTTGAGATTCTACCGTGGGAAACGAGAAGTTGGCTCTAAAAGCCAAATCAAACACACCCTTACTTCAATGTAGATCGTGAGTATGAACCCGACTCGTGTAATAGGAAGGTTCGGACCTTCTTGGACTGAAATATTCAAGGGGATTAATTTGTATGATTCCCATAAATTTTTCATATTGAAACTATTTGGATCAAGTTAAAGAGTTAATACTTCAAAATTTATGTGGATTAGTTTTACTATCCAATTCGGCACCATTCACATGAGGAGGCTAGacctctttaaaattctcttTTCTGTCTATCATAAGTTCAGAACTATGAAATGGCAAGTTGTACTCTGTACACATTATTTTCGTGACAACTTTTCACCATGTTTACATAATCTTCATACTTAACCTCTAACTGCGAGCTTGTGAAACACTTTATCCAGTTTTTGTAATTATTCGCATGTCGACATGGTAAAGTGACTGGCCGGACATTTGTTGATTGTCAGTAGCATGTGCTGACAGTGACACCTTACACCAGCTTCACGGCCGTCTAATAAGTTGATTGTCTTATTATTCACAAAATGGCGGCTTTATTTCCGGCTCAACATGTGTGAGTCAGCAAAGCAAAGCAATAGCACACTCTGCCTAAAATAATGTGACGTCACATTGTCACTTTTTTCCTGGATCATCTGCTGACAGCTACTGAATTCCTTCAATATCAGTCACCGTCGATTACTGCCGGCGAAACCAAATCAGAAAATCGTCGGCGGAATCTCGGATAGGCAATATCCCAGATTCCACACTGATGAATTTCGACATCTTTGTCTGCAGAAGGCCCGGATTCTCACGAGGACACGAGCATTTCTGGCTAGTGGAGAAAAAGCTGCGAGTTGAAAGTCAAACTGGGAGCTCGATCTGGTAAACCCACGGAACACTTCGCCTCGTGCTCAGCCACTGAGCTCGCCGACGCATCTCGTCGGCCTCTCCCGGCAACCAACCGCCGCGCGCACCTAGCATTCTCGCTGCCCTGAGTCCGGTGGCTTCTCCGCAGATCCCCAAAAGAAACTCTGTTCCGCGCGTGCTGCTATGGATCCCCGGGACCGGGAGGACGGGCCAATTCAAGAAGCCGGCGCCGCCGGCAGCGATTCCAGCGACGGCAGTGGCGAATGCGGCGTCGCGTCCCCGTACCGCTGGCTGCGGCGGCTCTCCCGCGAGCTGCACTGGAGCTTCGTGCTCGCCGTGTTCGCCGTCTACGGGGCCTGCCAGGGCGTGGGCAACGCAGTCGGGCTGGTCGCCGCCACGTACTACTGCAAGGACGTGCTGCGCGTCCAGCCGGCCGCCGCGCAGTTCTACCAGGGCATCGTCAACTCGCCCTGGGTCGTCAAGCCCATCTGGGGCCTGCTCACCGACGTCGTCCCCGTCGCCGGGTACCGCCGCCGCCCCTACTTCCTCCTCGCAGGTGACAAGATTGGGCTCCATCTGTTCTCGATCCCGCCACATCAACACACAAAGATTGGGTTCCTTCGAAACCATTTTATCTGTCAGTATGTATCGTGACTGACGCCTCTCTGTGCCGAGACGACAATGCAGGCGTGATAGGTGTGTCATCCATGCTGATGCTATCTCTGCAAAGCAATCCGGGCATCGTTGTGGGAGTCGTAGCGCTGACGGCGCAGAGCACGGGCGCGGCCATGGCCGACGTGACGCTGGACGCCCTGGTTGCGCAGAACAGCATTACAAACCCGCCGCTGGCTTCCGACATGCAGAGCCTGTGTGGGTTTAGCTCCTCCGTTGGGTCACTGATTGGCTTCTCCATCAGCGGCCTTCTTGTCCACCTAATGGGTGGTCAGGTTCGTTCAGTCTCCCCTCCTGTTAGGTGATACGTGAATTCGATGTTCGCGGCGAATGATATATCTTGTGCTTCTTGTTTATCAAAGGGGGCTCTTGGCTTGTTGAGTATCCCCTCGGCACTGGTGTTCTCGGCTGGGATTCTCCTGAAGGAGAGCCGCGTGACAGATTTTGATTACAAGCAGGTCAGTGAACACCCTCAACCTTTTTGTGTGGTTGGATTACTGAATGCGGTCCTGCACACCAATCCCATTTTAAGGCCTTTGCTAAATCAGGTTCATAAGAAGTTCTACGCAGCAATTCAGTCCATGGGGGCAACATTGAAGTGCCCTGAAGTCTGGCGGCCATGTGTGTACCTATATGTTTCTCTCAATCTAAGCCTGGACATCCAAGGAGGAATGTTCTACTGGCTCACTGACCGACTAACCGGACCAGCATTTTCTGAGGTGTGCACATATCCTACATATCATCAGTTCATTACAAACTAGTAGCCTTGCCAATAATGGTTAAGCCTGTATAGGCAGGTGGTGTTTCAAACATATGCCACTCTGGTTATCTGGCCAAAACTCTTAGGCTAAAAGACAGCTCCATGCCACTTCGATGCAGCATTAATCTATTTTTGTAGCTTCTGCAAGTAGAATAACATGGTCTTGTGTAAATGTGTGTTATCTAGTTATAGCTGAAGCAATTAAATACATATTCCACGGCCTGCTAATCTACTCAAATGTTCTAACATAGCAGTCTCAATCAGACATCTATGGTAAAATTTTGCATGGGTGTGCTACAGGTTATATCTGGATGTATGATATGCCTTGCTGCAGTGGTGCTTTCCTGTCAAAGAAACTTATGGAACATCTGCATTGTTACAGGAATTTATTGGTGCGATCTATGCAATTGGTTCAGTGGGCTCACTACTCGGAGTTTTACTATACCAAACTGTTCTAAAGGACTGCAATTTCCGCAGCATGCTTTTATGGGGTCAAGTTCTGTCAAGTCTGGCAGGGATGCTTGATCTAATGCTAGTGACCCGGCTAAACACGAAAATCGGCATACCAGATTACATATTTGCTGTGATTGATAGCGCTGTTTGTCAAATGGTCGGTAGACTCCAATGGCTGCCGCTTCTCGTACTTTGCTCCAAGCTCTGTCCTCCGGGCATCGAAGGAACCTTCTATGCACTGCTCATGTCTATACAAAACGCGGGGCTGCTTATGTCTTCTTGGTGGGGTGGCCTTCTGCTACACATGCTGAATGTGACTCGAACTGAGTTCAGTAACCTTTGGCTTGCTGTATTGATTAGAAACGTCTCAAGGCTGCTCCCATTGATGCTACTATTTCTTGTTCCTCAAAGTGACCAGAATTCAACGCTCCTTCCTGCCCACATACTCCAAGATGAAGCTGTTAAGGATGGATCAGGCAGTGCTCAGTTCTCGGTCCTTGTTGCAGATGATTCTTGCTGTCACCCTTCCAATGTGGATGCTGAAGATGATAGAATGAAAGTGATTGATGATACGGGAGATGATATAGAGCTGATCCCTCTGATGAACAAGACCACGACAGCTGGTTGATCAGTTCATGAGTAGGAGGTTGATTCATCATCCGTTTATGCCCTGACCTACTGATTCTATTCTTCTAAACCGTTGGTAGCTGACTGACAAGATGTACTTTGCTAGTATGTACTAGTTTTGACCGTGTGTTTATATGTAATATTTTCTATAGTTATAAGCAGGAGAGTAGCAACTAGCAAGTAACAAATacttttttcttctttcttttttttcttctgtTAACTAGATAGAGTGATAAATATTGCAACGAGAAGCTCCTTTTCCTATACTTCCTTCTCTAATGAAAAACTCTCCCTGATTAGCATATCTTTTTCCTACAACTTTCACCGAGATTATGGTTGAGATGTTTGAATTCTGAGGAGATTGTTCTTTACAAAGTATAAAttgtttgaactttgaaggttgAACCACTTTTGGATATTCTAGAGATACCCCAGTCTATTACAGGCACGTGCTACATTTGGTACTgccttttgtttttatttttcgatGGTGGCACTAACAGTAAAAACTGAAGTACAGAGCTTGCCTCGTGACCTGTAACACCAGCCCTTTTTCTTGAATAAGCGAAATTGGAATAAGGATAAAAAGTTACCAAATTTGAACACAAAGTGATCATTTATATGTATGTTCTTCATACGAATCACTCTCCCGTTCATGGTCAGAGGCACAAAGGCAATCCATTCATTCAGAGGCGCAAAGGGTGTCACACCAGAATACCAGATATCAAAACAAATCTGTCATTTTTCACCCTTACAATTAGCACATGGATCTCAAGTTTCTCATACCAACCTGAACCTACAAACGGATACTTGCACATGGCTAGTTCCGTGCCAGGGTCTTGAGGTGCTGAAACATCTTCTGTTTTATCCACTGCCTGTCATACGGCAGGAAAGCGTGAAGTTGATGATCATACCTGCAAAGATAGAGCACAGAGCTGGTAAGTTTTTCTTTTGCAACTCAACGCTTTGAAAGTTCTGAAGTTGTACTCACACTAGTGCACTTATGTCGGCGAGGCCATCGATGAAATTGAACAGGTCATTGATGTCATAAGTGAAGTTCCTGGCCATGGGGTTGATATCCATGATTTTCCTTTCATAGCGGGCACAGATTCCTGTCATTTAAGAGAGTGCGCTGTTAACTGAACTGAGCTCGAAGCTGCAAGTAGCCCAAGAGAATACACGCCCAAAACGAACTCAAATGCAAGTCACTTGCTTCAGAGAAAGTGCATAATGATCTCCCTGGACACGGTTAAGAGGAGACACTGGGAAATATAGACACTCTCCTGCTTTTCCCAGGGCATTCATGAAAATGGTTTGTTGTCAATGTCTCCCAAACCATGTTACAAATAATATATATTAGCGGTCATTTCAACAATTATCAAACATTTACGACAAGAGCCATCTTGATTCTGTTATGTGGGGAATGCCCTACCAGAGGAGTGGGACCTACACAGCAGATGGCTAGCATTAGTTGGAATAGGGCGCACATGATCCGGTCAGGATTAGAATAGGAAGTATTATCAAGTTCGGACTGTTGCAACAGGTTTTTTGGTAACTCCTTTACGTATTTAGGAAATGGTCTGTTCTAGTTGGAGTCTTATTGGATCCTCATGTGTAAGGCCATCCTCTTCAAATAGAGGCAGCCACGTCTGATCAAGCCAAGCTATATTCTCAGCCCTAAATCTTTCTTCTGTCTCCTACCTTCATTACCCTTCCCTAGCAACAACATAATCGACGGCACAGCACCAGCAGAACAGCTACTCATTGGCCCAAGAGCTCCTCCTGGGCAAGGTTGATACCTAAGGTCCAAGGATCTAACAGATTCATTGACTATTCAGTAATAATAGCTCTCTGTCTCACCTAAACATTACATAGGTGTGTCACGCTAGTTTCTTAAACAATTTGCACGCTGTAGAGAGCCAACCACGAAAGTGCTGGTAAAAACTAAAAGATGGTAAACAATATTTTAATCTGGTATTCCTGAATGTTCAGTCCAAAGTTTTATTAATATCATGACGATGGCTGATGACTACTTCCATATAGCTGAAGCAAGGAACATATAAATGATGCTACAGATGCAAAATAGTAATACATCTTCAGTAGCCCATGATAACCTCGTAGTCAACAGAAACACATGCACATTCGGATAGTAAAGTAAAATTTAATCATAAAAGTGCATTATCAttccaagcaacaagcatggGAAAAAATACTGACCGTCCAGTGCTTGGTTGACTGAACTGAAGTCCATAAAAGTTCTGGACCCTTTGTTTGGCGATGGTTGGATGAGAACGATGGTGTGCCTTCCAGCCTGCAATGATGTCAGAAATAAGATCTCAGAAGCTAAGGTTTGTACAAAAGAAGATGATGGTAAACAAGTTAGTTATGAAATGCTATAAGCTTAATTATTGTTCATGTATCCAGGAGAGTTAGGAACTGATTGATGTCCACTAACAAGGGTTGCAGACTGAACATCGTGCCCGTTAACACTTCTTTGCGATTGCGTTGAACTAACATATATGCGCCTTCAGGGTTTTACCACCCACAAAACCACCAATAATCTTTGTAATCGGACTGAGAAAAAGTTGCCGAGCACCACAGCAAGCTCACGAGAATAGTAGGTAACCATCCAGCAAGGTACTACCGAACACTCCAAAAATATGACAAATGAGATGAACTGACATTCAAACGAAAGCGAGTGAGCTGCGGTTGACATCATCTCACATGCACAAGCAGAACAACAGGCATGCAGATCCAAACTACTTACAGGCCCATAGCATGCATAGAAGTTACTTCCAGAGCGATGTGTGCCAAACAGGGGTCTCTATGGACTGAACACAATGCAAATTACCACTTCACTGGTTATATAACTTGTGCAGACGATTTCAGATTACAGTTTAACCGTTTTAGGGACTGAATAGCAGTCACTTGCAAGATCAATTTCACATGACGATTGTGGCTATCTTTGAAAGAGATAGTTTCTGAAAAGACATGAACGCGCATTCTGGCCGAGCCAATCGCGAAACCAGCTACGAAATTAGCCCCCAAATCAAAGAGATAGGAAATGGAGAACATAATACCCACTAGCGCGAGCTGCGACGCAAGCCAGACAAAGCATGTATGTTAGATAGCAGGGTTAGATCGCCGTTACCATACTCTCGGCGCAGGAGCAGGGGCAGAATCAGAGAAACCTCCACTGCACCCCAGGGCAGGACCGACGAACCCTAAAGACAACGCGGGCCTTATTGTTGGGGACGAGACACAGGGCTAAGGGTGGGCGCACGGGTGGATCCGACGAGAGAGACTGGTCGCCGGTAGGATGGAATCTGTGGACGGGAGCAGGCGGCCGCCGCGTCCGGCGAGGTTGGAAGACGGCGGTGAGCCTGTGACTGTTGAGGAAGGAAAGCGGCTTCCGAACAACGCAGGAGCGCGTAGGTGCATAAGGGAAAGAGAGAAATTATATTTCCTTTCCTTTTTTCTGAGAGAAATTATTTCTAACAAAGCTAACTGGGGATAATCCAAGGCTGGTGAACTTTTGGGTAAATAACCAATTCTCCCTAAATCCTTATACGAAATATGAGAGTGAGCTCCCTCCGTTCCTGAAAATATACCAAATTAAAGTTCGACCAAGTTAGGAAAATGCATTCTACTCATATAGCCACTGATGTTGATTTTGGTATTGTAGAAATTGATGTTTTCTCTACAAACTTGTTGAAATTTTAGAATGTTCGACTGTGAGAAAGaaattctaggatttttttttacATGAACTGAGGTAGTTGATATTTGTGCGTATGGTCGAACTTCATGTCACCTTCAACGTGCGTGCTCTTGGCTCTCCCGTTTAAGATTCTGGATTAGCAGTTAGCACAGGTTTTTGCCAAGGATTGGTTACTCGGTTGTTCAGGCCAGGAATTGAACTCATTACATAGTCACTCTCACAAGTTCAAAACAAATTCAACTCAAGAAATAATCAAAATTGGCACTGTGAGATCGACAGCGCCTAAAGAATAATATTGGCAGAGAAAATATAACCAGTGTAGCTGGGGGTGAATTTTTAAGG
This region of Lolium perenne isolate Kyuss_39 chromosome 2, Kyuss_2.0, whole genome shotgun sequence genomic DNA includes:
- the LOC127335427 gene encoding enhancer of rudimentary homolog, with amino-acid sequence MAGRHTIVLIQPSPNKGSRTFMDFSSVNQALDGICARYERKIMDINPMARNFTYDINDLFNFIDGLADISALVYDHQLHAFLPYDRQWIKQKMFQHLKTLARN
- the LOC127330546 gene encoding cell division control protein 48 homolog B-like — encoded protein: MCRVDAIDPALRRPGRFDSEIEVSVPPVEERVQILELHTKDLHLHETVDLQTIAGYCNGYVGADLQALCREAARLAYRRLSNSSEDKEMVTLLMEDWESARSEAKASMIRGVTKEAPTVSWDDIGGLKDLKVRYVLYFCLFYNKAAVMVIVSMLQKKLQ
- the LOC127335426 gene encoding probable folate-biopterin transporter 2, with translation MDPRDREDGPIQEAGAAGSDSSDGSGECGVASPYRWLRRLSRELHWSFVLAVFAVYGACQGVGNAVGLVAATYYCKDVLRVQPAAAQFYQGIVNSPWVVKPIWGLLTDVVPVAGYRRRPYFLLAGVIGVSSMLMLSLQSNPGIVVGVVALTAQSTGAAMADVTLDALVAQNSITNPPLASDMQSLCGFSSSVGSLIGFSISGLLVHLMGGQGALGLLSIPSALVFSAGILLKESRVTDFDYKQVHKKFYAAIQSMGATLKCPEVWRPCVYLYVSLNLSLDIQGGMFYWLTDRLTGPAFSEEFIGAIYAIGSVGSLLGVLLYQTVLKDCNFRSMLLWGQVLSSLAGMLDLMLVTRLNTKIGIPDYIFAVIDSAVCQMVGRLQWLPLLVLCSKLCPPGIEGTFYALLMSIQNAGLLMSSWWGGLLLHMLNVTRTEFSNLWLAVLIRNVSRLLPLMLLFLVPQSDQNSTLLPAHILQDEAVKDGSGSAQFSVLVADDSCCHPSNVDAEDDRMKVIDDTGDDIELIPLMNKTTTAG